The Ornithodoros turicata isolate Travis chromosome 7, ASM3712646v1, whole genome shotgun sequence genome includes a region encoding these proteins:
- the LOC135400461 gene encoding uncharacterized protein LOC135400461 — MARRILDSMLLSEAVAPFSHEILTTFLAEVTAIINCRPLVPVSSDPECPSVLTPAMILTQKPSPPTAPAGEFKSLHVKQWRQVQALANTFWHRRRNEYLLSLQSRRKWLTDQRNLTVGDVVLLKDAKSRRHEWHMGRINAVYPGKDGKVRNVQVQTAQDRKKKTFERPVSGLVLLSSEQGL; from the coding sequence ATGGCTCGCCGAATCTTGGATTCGATGCTCCTCAGCGAGGCCGTCGCACCGTTCTCTCACGAAATTTTGACGACATTCTTAGCAGAAGTAACTGCCATCATAAACTGCAGGCCCTTAGTCCCTGTATCTTCGGACCCCGAATGTCCCTCAGTTCTCACCCCGGCAATGATTTTGACACAGAAACCGTCACCACCAACGGCACCAGCAGGAGAGTTCAAAAGTCTCCACGTCAAGCAGTGGAGACAAGTACAGGCTCTGGCCAACACGTTCTGGCACCGAAGGAGGAATGAGTACCTACTCAGCCTCCAAAGTCGTCGCAAATGGCTAACCGACCAACGTAATCTTACGGTCGGCGACGTTGTCCTATTGAAGGACgcgaaaagcagacgacatgagTGGCACATGGGAAGAATCAACGCTGTGTACCCAGGAAAAGATGGAAAGGTGCGGAACGTTCAAGTACAGACGGCCCAagacagaaagaagaaaaccttCGAGCGGCCAGTCTCCGGTCTAGTTCTGTTGTCGTCGGAGCAGGGCCTGTAG